The sequence CTCTGGCCTTAATTTATGAATTTGCTCCCCATAAACAATCGGGTGATTATGAAGTTAATGGAAAGCATAGTTTGCATCTTATCTTTGAATGCACTTTAAAAGACGGATCAATACCACAGCTACCCCAAGTCCCAGACCCACATCAATCCGCTGTAAAGTGGATCCCTCTCGAGCAATTGGATTCTGTTTTACTCATTCCAAATATCAAAGATCAGCTAAAAGCATACATAGACAAAAGGATGAATGTCGAATTAATAGAGGACTTCAAATTAAAACCGTTAGACAAAAACAAAATGTGAATGTAATTGGAGGAAGGTGCGAGCATCTTAAAACACGGCATTCACGGCCAAGAAAGAGAAATAAAAAGGAGAGGTGAAAATGTTGAGCAAAAAAACAAATAACGCAGATGTGAGTGGTTACTGCTGCTTAAGATTCCCAGTCGTGGATTTGAAAAAGTCGGTTGATTTTTACTGCAATGTATTGGGCTATGAATTAACTTCGGCGGATTATTCCTTCGGAGAGGCTCATGTCTCATTGAAAAATGGAAACGGTCCAAGTACTTTTTTGATGGAAACCAAACCGGAAGATATAACCCATTTGAAATTCGTATTTCCTCGTTCATTTTGGATCACTAACGATACGAGGCATGTGACCATGGTCGAAATGTTAACGAATGATTTGCTTGCTTTGCATGAACGGATTAAACAGGCAGGCGCCCATATCGATACAGAACCTGTATTTACTAATGATTTCGGCTACTTCACCTTCTATGATCCGAATGGGCATTATTTCCGGGTGGTGGAAGAAAAATAACTTTTCGAGATGCGAGAACATATAATCCAGAAAAGAGGACTCGATTTGGCTACGCATGAACAAATTTATCGAAATGAAGTAGACGCATATGAGTTTATGATCAGTAAGCAGCCTGGCTTAACGAAGTATATTAACGAGATTCAACCGATCCATGGTCTGGATATCTTAGATTTAGG is a genomic window of Paenibacillus antri containing:
- a CDS encoding NUDIX domain-containing protein yields the protein MRCHLSHIRVRPTALIIKDNSILLIEYEDNGVHYNLPGGGAEPGETIIDAVKREAFEEACIDIDVGPLALIYEFAPHKQSGDYEVNGKHSLHLIFECTLKDGSIPQLPQVPDPHQSAVKWIPLEQLDSVLLIPNIKDQLKAYIDKRMNVELIEDFKLKPLDKNKM
- a CDS encoding VOC family protein; its protein translation is MLSKKTNNADVSGYCCLRFPVVDLKKSVDFYCNVLGYELTSADYSFGEAHVSLKNGNGPSTFLMETKPEDITHLKFVFPRSFWITNDTRHVTMVEMLTNDLLALHERIKQAGAHIDTEPVFTNDFGYFTFYDPNGHYFRVVEEK